A single region of the Sphingomonas sp. LY29 genome encodes:
- a CDS encoding glycosyltransferase → MSEQRRIAVVLPCYNEEAAIAETVKGFRAALPDAVIYVFDNNSRDATVERAREAGAIVRTERMQGKGNVVRRMFADVDADVYLMADGDLTYDPKAAPEMVRMLVDEGLDMVVGTRQHAEADAYRGGHVLGNQVFTGLLSKLFGRSFTDIFSGYRAFSRRFVKSFPVLSEGFEIETEMSVHALELKMPVGEMVTAYGVRPEGSASKLSTYRDGWRILKTIGTLYRVERPVLFYGSIGLLLMLTAVILAVPLVLTYLDTGLVPRFPTAILVTGMTIVAVLCLFAGLILDTVTRGRREVRRLAYLAHSGPASA, encoded by the coding sequence TTGAGCGAACAGCGTCGGATCGCAGTCGTCCTGCCCTGCTACAACGAAGAGGCCGCCATTGCCGAGACGGTGAAGGGCTTCCGTGCGGCGCTACCCGACGCCGTCATCTACGTGTTCGACAACAATAGCCGGGACGCGACGGTGGAACGTGCTCGCGAGGCCGGCGCGATCGTCCGCACCGAGCGGATGCAGGGTAAGGGCAACGTTGTGCGGCGGATGTTCGCCGACGTTGACGCCGACGTTTACCTGATGGCCGACGGTGACCTGACCTACGACCCCAAGGCTGCACCGGAAATGGTGCGCATGCTGGTCGACGAAGGCCTCGACATGGTTGTCGGCACTCGCCAGCATGCCGAGGCAGATGCCTATCGCGGGGGGCATGTGCTGGGAAACCAGGTATTTACCGGGCTTCTCTCCAAGCTTTTCGGAAGAAGCTTTACCGACATTTTTTCAGGGTATCGGGCCTTTTCCCGGCGTTTCGTGAAGAGTTTTCCAGTGCTGTCGGAAGGTTTCGAAATCGAGACCGAGATGAGCGTTCATGCGCTCGAACTGAAAATGCCCGTGGGCGAAATGGTCACGGCTTACGGCGTTCGCCCAGAAGGGTCGGCGTCCAAATTGTCGACTTACCGAGACGGTTGGCGCATCCTGAAGACCATTGGCACGCTCTACCGCGTCGAGCGGCCGGTGTTGTTTTATGGCTCGATCGGTCTGCTGCTCATGCTCACCGCCGTCATCCTCGCTGTGCCGCTCGTCCTGACTTACCTCGACACCGGGCTGGTCCCGCGCTTCCCTACTGCCATCCTGGTCACTGGAATGACGATCGTTGCGGTGTTGTGTCTGTTCGCCGGCCTGATCCTCGACACGGTCACGCGCGGGCGCCGCGAGGTCAGGCGGCTCGCCTACCTTGCCCATTCGGGTCCGGCGTCAGCTTAG
- the tig gene encoding trigger factor, whose translation MSTKTVETQNEGLKRAYTLTIPAKEIDARVDGEIKRIAPTIKMPGFRPGKVPPNLIRKMHGEALMAEALNTTVQQSVEQLMAEKKIRPAMQPQVELDEGYAAGKDAEVRVSVETLPDVPAPKIDGIKLERLTIEADDAALDEQLKQLAGSQARYDDAKKGAKAKDGDQVVIDFVGKVDGVAFDGGTGEGMAVILGSGQLIPGFEEQLVGVKVGDEKQLNVTFPADYQAENLKGKAATFDVKVSAVKTAGETKIDDDFAKQLGLNDLDQLKGLLRDQQQQELNGLTRTHMKRRLLDQLAADHDFDVPESMVEAEYENIMAQLRHEAGHEADPEAALKEIEGDAAEYRTIAVRRVRLGLLLSEIGAANGVEVTQAEMNRLIGQAASQYQPKDRDNFVRYLQQNPMAAAQLRAPLYEDKVVDFLFSKADITDRAVTRAEVEADLESEEGHVHGPGCGHDHAEAKPAKKKAAAKKADAPAKAEKADKPKAEPKKAAAKADDAAVAEKPAKKAPAKKTTKK comes from the coding sequence GTGAGCACGAAGACCGTCGAAACGCAGAACGAGGGCCTGAAGCGGGCCTACACGCTGACCATTCCGGCCAAGGAAATCGACGCGCGCGTCGACGGCGAGATCAAGCGCATTGCCCCGACGATCAAAATGCCCGGCTTCCGCCCCGGCAAGGTTCCGCCGAACCTGATCCGCAAGATGCATGGCGAAGCGCTGATGGCCGAAGCGCTCAACACGACTGTCCAGCAGAGCGTCGAGCAGTTGATGGCGGAAAAGAAGATTCGCCCGGCGATGCAGCCGCAGGTCGAACTCGACGAGGGGTATGCCGCCGGCAAGGACGCCGAAGTGCGCGTGAGCGTCGAGACGCTTCCGGACGTGCCCGCTCCGAAGATCGACGGGATCAAGCTCGAGCGCCTCACGATCGAAGCCGACGATGCCGCCCTCGACGAGCAGCTCAAGCAGCTTGCCGGTTCGCAGGCGCGCTATGACGACGCGAAGAAGGGTGCCAAGGCCAAGGACGGCGACCAGGTCGTCATCGACTTCGTCGGCAAGGTCGACGGTGTCGCCTTCGACGGGGGAACGGGCGAAGGCATGGCGGTCATCCTTGGCTCCGGCCAGTTGATCCCGGGCTTCGAAGAGCAGCTCGTGGGCGTCAAGGTTGGCGACGAGAAGCAACTCAATGTGACATTCCCGGCCGACTACCAGGCCGAAAATCTGAAGGGCAAGGCGGCGACGTTCGACGTCAAGGTTTCGGCGGTGAAGACGGCCGGCGAGACCAAGATCGACGACGACTTCGCAAAGCAGCTTGGCCTCAACGACCTTGACCAGCTCAAGGGTCTGCTTCGCGACCAGCAGCAGCAGGAACTGAACGGCCTGACGCGCACGCACATGAAGCGTCGCCTGCTCGATCAGCTGGCCGCCGATCACGACTTCGACGTCCCGGAATCAATGGTCGAAGCCGAGTATGAAAACATCATGGCGCAGCTTCGTCACGAAGCGGGCCATGAGGCCGATCCCGAAGCCGCGCTGAAGGAAATCGAAGGCGACGCCGCCGAATATCGCACGATCGCGGTTCGCCGTGTTCGTCTGGGCCTTCTGCTCAGCGAAATCGGCGCAGCAAATGGCGTGGAAGTGACCCAAGCGGAGATGAACCGCCTGATTGGTCAGGCCGCGTCGCAGTATCAGCCGAAGGACCGCGACAATTTCGTCCGCTACCTTCAGCAGAACCCGATGGCCGCCGCGCAGCTTCGTGCGCCGCTGTATGAAGATAAGGTCGTCGACTTCCTGTTCAGCAAGGCCGACATCACCGATCGCGCGGTGACCCGCGCCGAGGTCGAAGCCGATCTGGAGAGCGAAGAGGGCCACGTCCATGGTCCGGGCTGCGGCCACGACCATGCCGAAGCCAAGCCGGCTAAGAAGAAGGCTGCCGCGAAGAAGGCCGACGCGCCGGCGAAGGCTGAAAAGGCCGATAAGCCGAAGGCAGAGCCGAAGAAGGCTGCGGCCAAGGCCGACGACGCTGCCGTGGCCGAGAAGCCCGCCAAGAAGGCGCCGGCCAAGAAGACGACGAAGAAATAA
- a CDS encoding M48 family metalloprotease, which yields MGGGIAAASLTTGVAQARIRPNEMVPLIGPGYRAQDVDEKGMWQQMERVEEEISGSNLLIKDPALTRYLGDLIGRVGGPAARDMRIYLARIPEFNAVMFPTGFTVIFSGLLLRMRNEAQLAGVIAHESAHFLRKHQLRQWRDLKRKTDIFSILAMGAGVAGGAAGVYAGDLVRLAEFGTILSLLRYNRVLEAEADAMGVRLLAEAGYDPTEMSRTWAQLIGELDLSAKYRRKRRDRDFSIFSTHPNPEARMADLKISAAEAKQAGRSYDAFRDRYLSATANVRPTLLDDQVKLNDPGASQYVVNTLAKDGWNGMLRFHEGEIWRLRNLKGDELRAGQGYAAAVLYADAPADAWRWHGIMLMKAGRSAEAKLALARYLRMAPTAPDAAFVRQMVAG from the coding sequence GTGGGCGGAGGAATTGCTGCTGCCAGCCTGACGACCGGCGTCGCCCAAGCCCGCATCCGGCCCAACGAGATGGTGCCGCTCATCGGCCCGGGATATCGCGCACAAGACGTCGACGAAAAGGGCATGTGGCAGCAGATGGAGCGGGTCGAGGAGGAAATCTCCGGATCCAATTTGCTGATCAAGGACCCCGCGCTGACGCGCTATCTCGGCGACCTGATCGGCCGCGTGGGTGGCCCGGCAGCACGCGACATGCGCATCTACCTGGCGCGCATCCCTGAGTTCAACGCGGTGATGTTCCCGACCGGCTTTACGGTCATCTTCAGTGGGCTGCTGCTGCGGATGCGGAACGAGGCGCAGCTGGCCGGGGTGATCGCGCATGAAAGCGCGCATTTCCTTCGCAAGCATCAACTTCGGCAGTGGCGCGATTTGAAGCGGAAGACCGACATCTTTTCGATCCTGGCGATGGGCGCGGGCGTCGCCGGCGGGGCGGCGGGTGTCTACGCGGGCGACCTAGTCCGTTTGGCCGAATTCGGGACGATCCTGTCGCTGCTCCGCTACAACCGCGTGCTCGAGGCCGAAGCCGATGCGATGGGCGTGCGGTTGCTGGCCGAGGCGGGCTATGACCCGACCGAAATGAGCCGCACGTGGGCGCAACTGATCGGCGAGCTCGACCTCAGCGCGAAGTATCGGCGCAAGCGGCGCGATCGGGACTTCTCGATATTTTCGACGCATCCCAATCCCGAAGCGCGCATGGCCGATCTCAAGATCTCGGCGGCCGAGGCCAAGCAGGCGGGCCGGTCCTATGACGCGTTCCGCGATCGGTATCTTTCGGCGACCGCCAACGTTCGACCGACACTGCTCGACGACCAGGTCAAGCTGAACGATCCCGGCGCGAGCCAGTATGTCGTCAACACGCTCGCCAAGGATGGGTGGAACGGAATGCTTCGCTTCCACGAGGGCGAAATCTGGCGGCTGCGCAACCTCAAGGGTGACGAGCTTCGCGCGGGGCAGGGGTATGCGGCTGCGGTCCTCTATGCCGATGCGCCTGCGGACGCGTGGCGCTGGCACGGGATCATGCTGATGAAGGCGGGACGAAGCGCGGAGGCGAAGCTGGCGTTAGCGCGCTATCTTCGCATGGCGCCAACCGCGCCGGACGCCGCATTTGTTCGCCAGATGGTTGCCGGGTAG